A stretch of Sinorhizobium meliloti DNA encodes these proteins:
- a CDS encoding class II aldolase gives MLRSSEFEALLDLSARVGADPDLVQGAGGNTSIKEGGTLWIKASGLWLAHARRRDVMVPVALDPLLDALERDDPATEKAQDFVVRDLNPSGLRPSIETTVHALMPQKVVVHVHCVETIATAVRADAAAIAGEKLQGIPYAFVPYARPGLPLAKAIAERIQADTSVLVLGNHGLAVAAETVGDAARLLAEVSQRFAVPVRQAPSADLEALSRLAVNSAYRLPDDGRIHDAATDLESCRIAAGGSLYPDHVIFLGKGSVVAAPGENALSLEEGFRRAGESLPPVLLFPGKGALVLKDISAGALAMAHCLSDVTARIPDGASLRYLTDAENAELLGWDAEKYRQQLNRAGQVLQ, from the coding sequence ATGTTGCGAAGCTCCGAATTCGAAGCGCTTCTCGATCTGTCGGCGCGTGTCGGCGCCGATCCGGATCTCGTCCAGGGCGCGGGCGGCAATACCTCGATCAAGGAGGGTGGAACCCTCTGGATCAAGGCTTCCGGCCTGTGGCTTGCCCATGCCCGTCGGCGCGACGTGATGGTGCCGGTCGCGCTCGACCCGCTGCTCGACGCGCTGGAGCGGGACGACCCGGCGACGGAGAAGGCGCAGGATTTCGTCGTTAGGGATCTGAACCCCTCGGGCCTTAGGCCGTCGATCGAAACCACGGTCCACGCGCTGATGCCGCAGAAGGTGGTGGTGCACGTTCATTGCGTCGAGACGATCGCGACCGCCGTTCGCGCCGACGCGGCGGCGATTGCCGGGGAGAAGCTTCAGGGCATTCCCTACGCCTTCGTTCCCTATGCCAGGCCGGGGTTGCCGCTCGCCAAGGCAATTGCCGAGCGGATTCAGGCGGACACCTCGGTCCTGGTGCTCGGAAATCACGGGCTCGCCGTCGCCGCCGAGACGGTCGGGGACGCGGCGCGTCTTCTCGCAGAGGTATCCCAACGCTTTGCCGTGCCGGTGCGGCAGGCGCCTTCCGCCGACCTGGAGGCGCTGTCGCGCCTTGCGGTCAACAGCGCCTATCGGTTGCCCGACGACGGGCGGATCCACGATGCCGCGACCGACCTCGAAAGCTGCAGAATTGCCGCCGGAGGCAGCCTCTATCCGGACCACGTGATCTTTCTCGGCAAGGGATCGGTTGTCGCGGCTCCGGGAGAAAACGCGCTCTCTCTCGAAGAGGGCTTCCGTCGCGCCGGAGAGAGCCTGCCGCCGGTCCTTCTCTTTCCCGGCAAGGGCGCCTTGGTGCTCAAGGATATTTCGGCCGGCGCGCTCGCCATGGCGCACTGCCTTTCGGACGTGACGGCGCGAATCCCGGACGGTGCAAGTCTGCGCTATCTCACCGATGCGGAAAACGCGGAACTTCTCGGCTGGGACGCGGAAAAATACCGCCAGCAGCTGAACCGTGCAGGGCAGGTGCTGCAATGA
- a CDS encoding FGGY-family carbohydrate kinase, whose amino-acid sequence MSGQGKLVLGIDLGTSGARAVAMTAAGEIVASGAARLTAFSDDHRDPLGWWKAVQAALAQALEAIDGSHICAVGIDGTSGTMLPVAADGAPLATPLMYNDPVGDTAILERIAVHAPKESAAHGATSGLAKLLTFQSLPEVFRVIHQADWIAGHFTGLYDISDENNALKTGYDPVARNWPEWLARTGARIDLLPDVLPAGAPVATISPAAAEAFGLPSETVIVAGTTDGCASFLATGADRPGDAVSALGTTLTVKMLSDKPLFAPEFGLYSHRIGDMWLAGGASNTGGAVLAAHFSNDRIAELSEQIDPASDTGLDFYPLLKPGERFPVADPAFMPRMEPRPTEDAEFLKAIFEGIAGVERLAYERLVSLGSPALGSIRTVGGGAKNGVWTEIRKRRLVVPFLPVLSEEAAAGAARLALSGAKEAGVL is encoded by the coding sequence ATGAGCGGGCAGGGCAAGCTCGTTCTCGGAATCGACCTTGGCACGTCCGGTGCGCGTGCCGTGGCGATGACAGCTGCAGGCGAGATCGTCGCATCGGGCGCAGCCAGGCTTACCGCCTTTTCCGATGACCATCGCGATCCGCTCGGCTGGTGGAAGGCGGTTCAGGCCGCGCTTGCGCAGGCACTCGAAGCGATCGACGGCTCGCATATATGTGCGGTCGGCATCGACGGCACGTCGGGCACCATGCTCCCGGTCGCTGCGGACGGCGCGCCGCTCGCGACGCCGCTCATGTATAACGACCCGGTCGGCGACACCGCCATTCTGGAGCGCATCGCCGTCCATGCGCCCAAGGAGAGCGCCGCGCATGGCGCGACCTCGGGGCTCGCCAAGCTGCTGACCTTCCAGTCGCTCCCGGAGGTCTTCCGTGTCATTCATCAGGCCGACTGGATTGCCGGCCATTTCACCGGGCTTTATGACATCAGCGACGAAAACAACGCGCTGAAGACCGGCTACGATCCCGTTGCCCGCAACTGGCCGGAATGGCTTGCGCGGACCGGCGCGCGTATCGATCTTCTACCCGATGTTTTGCCGGCGGGGGCGCCGGTCGCGACGATCTCGCCTGCCGCGGCGGAAGCCTTCGGCCTGCCGAGCGAAACCGTTATCGTCGCGGGTACGACGGATGGCTGCGCTTCTTTCCTTGCGACCGGGGCTGACCGGCCGGGTGACGCCGTAAGTGCGCTGGGCACGACGCTGACTGTGAAGATGCTCTCCGACAAGCCGCTCTTTGCCCCGGAATTCGGGCTCTACAGCCACCGGATCGGCGACATGTGGCTTGCCGGCGGCGCCTCCAACACAGGCGGCGCGGTTCTCGCCGCGCATTTCAGCAACGATCGGATCGCCGAGCTTTCGGAGCAAATCGATCCGGCGAGCGACACGGGCCTCGACTTCTATCCGCTGCTGAAACCCGGCGAGCGGTTCCCGGTGGCCGATCCCGCCTTCATGCCGCGCATGGAACCGCGCCCGACGGAGGACGCCGAATTCCTGAAGGCGATCTTCGAGGGCATCGCGGGCGTCGAGCGTCTTGCTTATGAGCGGCTCGTATCCCTCGGCAGCCCGGCCCTGGGCTCGATCCGCACCGTCGGCGGCGGCGCGAAGAACGGGGTGTGGACCGAAATCCGAAAACGGAGGCTCGTCGTTCCCTTCCTGCCGGTGCTATCGGAGGAGGCTGCTGCCGGCGCCGCTCGCCTGGCGCTTTCCGGAGCGAAAGAGGCGGGCGTGCTATGA
- a CDS encoding TIGR01459 family HAD-type hydrolase has product MSVVREIPALSAVADAYDAFLVDQYGVLRDGRGPYPGAAETLVRLKQAGKRVIILSNSGKRSAENDRRLEALGFEGGSWDWFLTSGEVAWQLLKREAEGEGGAARKCLLISRDGDQSPLKGLNLVRTESGEDADIVLLAGSEGDIHPLSYYEDLLGPAARRGIPCLCTNPDKVMLTRSGPAFGAGRIAELYEELGGPVRWIGKPFADIYDFALDFLGRPDPRRVCAIGDSVEHDIAGAAAAGLGSVLVATGILEHRSDAERRQLFREHGASPDFILPKFLW; this is encoded by the coding sequence ATGAGCGTCGTCCGGGAAATTCCAGCCCTCTCTGCGGTCGCAGACGCATATGATGCCTTCCTCGTGGATCAATACGGAGTGCTGAGAGACGGGCGCGGACCCTATCCGGGTGCGGCGGAAACGCTTGTCCGCCTCAAGCAGGCCGGAAAGCGGGTCATCATCCTCTCCAATTCCGGCAAGCGCTCGGCCGAGAACGACCGGCGGCTGGAGGCGCTCGGTTTCGAGGGCGGAAGCTGGGACTGGTTCCTGACCTCGGGGGAGGTTGCCTGGCAGCTCTTGAAACGAGAGGCCGAAGGCGAGGGTGGCGCAGCGCGCAAATGCCTTCTGATCAGCCGCGATGGCGATCAGTCGCCGCTCAAGGGGCTGAACCTCGTCCGCACCGAGAGCGGTGAGGATGCCGACATCGTGCTGCTGGCGGGGAGCGAGGGCGATATCCATCCGCTTTCCTATTACGAAGATCTGCTGGGCCCGGCGGCCCGGCGGGGCATCCCGTGCCTCTGCACGAATCCGGACAAGGTGATGCTGACGAGGAGCGGCCCGGCCTTCGGCGCCGGTCGCATCGCCGAGCTTTACGAAGAGCTGGGCGGTCCCGTCCGCTGGATCGGGAAGCCGTTTGCCGACATCTACGACTTCGCGCTCGATTTTCTCGGGCGGCCGGACCCGCGGCGCGTCTGTGCCATAGGCGATAGCGTCGAGCATGACATCGCCGGGGCTGCGGCGGCCGGGCTCGGCTCGGTGCTCGTCGCCACCGGCATTCTCGAGCACCGGTCGGACGCGGAGCGCCGGCAACTCTTCCGGGAGCACGGCGCGAGCCCCGATTTCATCCTCCCGAAATTCCTCTGGTAG
- a CDS encoding sugar phosphate isomerase/epimerase family protein, producing MAFTLSLNTNPLVNRFAEADDLIDTIAEKIRIGHVQLTHEFVNPGWPAATINKTLRQFRTALGRTGVKITSGMTGPYGRLNHFGHPDADVRRYYVDWFKTFADISAELGASGMGTQFAIFTLRDYHDPARREELMTIAIECWREVAEHAKAAGLSYVFWEPMSVGREFGHTIEECRALDRRLAAADLPIPMRMMVDIDHGDVTSPNAADVDPYAWAEAFPRQSPIIHVKQSSMNKGGHWPFTAVYNKDGRITPERLLDAVRRGGGTDNEICLELSFREREPTDRNVVEMIRESVEFWEPFIDTGFNASKYHM from the coding sequence ATGGCCTTCACGCTGTCGCTCAACACCAATCCTCTGGTCAACCGCTTTGCCGAGGCGGACGACCTGATCGATACCATCGCCGAGAAGATCCGTATCGGTCATGTCCAGCTCACCCATGAATTCGTCAATCCCGGCTGGCCGGCGGCGACGATCAACAAGACGCTCCGGCAGTTTCGAACGGCGCTCGGCCGTACCGGCGTGAAGATCACCTCCGGCATGACAGGCCCCTATGGCCGTCTCAATCATTTCGGACATCCCGACGCGGACGTCCGGCGCTATTATGTCGACTGGTTCAAGACCTTCGCCGATATCTCCGCCGAGCTCGGCGCTTCCGGCATGGGTACGCAATTCGCGATCTTCACGCTCAGGGATTATCACGACCCTGCGCGTCGGGAAGAACTGATGACGATCGCCATCGAATGCTGGCGCGAGGTGGCGGAGCACGCCAAGGCCGCGGGCCTTTCCTATGTCTTCTGGGAGCCGATGTCGGTCGGCCGCGAGTTCGGCCACACGATCGAGGAGTGCAGGGCACTCGACCGGCGTCTGGCGGCAGCCGACCTGCCGATCCCGATGAGGATGATGGTCGACATCGACCATGGCGACGTCACATCGCCGAACGCCGCCGATGTCGATCCCTATGCCTGGGCGGAGGCCTTTCCGCGGCAGTCGCCGATCATCCACGTCAAGCAGTCCTCGATGAACAAGGGCGGACACTGGCCCTTCACGGCCGTCTACAACAAGGACGGCAGGATCACGCCCGAGCGACTGCTCGACGCCGTCAGGAGGGGAGGCGGCACGGACAACGAGATCTGCCTCGAACTCTCCTTCCGCGAACGTGAACCGACCGACCGCAACGTGGTGGAGATGATCCGGGAGTCTGTTGAATTCTGGGAGCCGTTTATCGACACCGGATTCAATGCTTCGAAATATCACATGTGA
- a CDS encoding DeoR/GlpR family DNA-binding transcription regulator, whose amino-acid sequence MKPEDRRQAIMDVLMEAGTASVEELALRFGVSKMTVHRDLDDLEQAGLLRKVHGGASIQSSPQFESDFRYREKIATGEKRRLAQHAATLIEPGQSIIIDDSSTAGAIAGFVRDIRPLTVITNNLGVIADLSGAPGINLIALGGHYSKKFNGFFGVVTEEALRSLRADVAFLSSSAIEGASAFHQDQEVVQIKRQMVKSASRKYLLVDHGKFGRSALHFLTGLTAFDAVLTGNEVSEGNAAALGDAGVKLVRIDVRKILENA is encoded by the coding sequence ATGAAACCGGAAGACAGACGCCAGGCGATCATGGATGTTCTGATGGAGGCTGGGACAGCCTCCGTCGAGGAACTCGCCCTTCGCTTCGGCGTCAGCAAGATGACGGTTCATCGGGACCTTGACGATCTCGAGCAGGCGGGGCTCCTGCGGAAGGTCCATGGCGGCGCTTCCATTCAGTCGAGCCCGCAATTTGAAAGCGATTTCCGGTACCGTGAAAAGATCGCGACCGGCGAGAAGCGCCGCCTTGCGCAACATGCGGCGACGCTGATCGAGCCCGGCCAGAGCATCATCATCGACGACAGCTCGACGGCCGGCGCGATCGCAGGGTTTGTCAGGGATATTCGCCCGCTCACCGTCATCACCAACAATCTCGGCGTCATTGCCGATCTTTCGGGAGCACCGGGCATCAACCTGATCGCGCTCGGCGGTCATTACAGCAAGAAATTCAACGGCTTTTTCGGTGTCGTCACCGAGGAGGCGCTGCGCTCGCTGCGCGCCGACGTGGCCTTCCTGTCGAGTTCGGCCATCGAGGGCGCATCAGCTTTCCACCAGGATCAGGAGGTCGTGCAGATCAAGCGCCAAATGGTGAAATCCGCCAGCCGCAAATATCTCCTGGTGGACCACGGCAAGTTCGGCCGCTCGGCCCTGCATTTTCTGACGGGGCTCACGGCCTTCGATGCGGTGCTGACCGGAAACGAAGTGTCCGAGGGGAATGCGGCGGCGCTCGGTGACGCCGGCGTCAAGCTCGTCAGGATCGACGTCAGGAAAATATTGGAGAACGCATGA
- a CDS encoding triose-phosphate isomerase: protein MSKSGLWVGTSWKMNKTLAEAMVFADGLAAADDARDQRIQRFVIPPFTAARQVKERLKATSVKVGAQNMHWDDAGAWTGEISPVMLSDCDLDIVELGHSERREHFGETDRTVGLKTAAAVKHGLVPLICIGETLAQREAGEADTVLKRQVEGAFAFLEGAARKAPVLLAYEPVWAIGVNGIPATADYADARHRLIGEVAERALGVKVPVLYGGSVNPQNCEELILQPHIDGLFIGRSAWDVGGYLDILQRVARAI from the coding sequence ATGAGCAAGTCTGGTCTCTGGGTCGGCACGAGCTGGAAGATGAACAAGACGCTGGCCGAGGCAATGGTCTTCGCCGACGGTCTTGCTGCCGCCGACGATGCGCGCGATCAGCGGATACAGCGCTTCGTCATTCCTCCGTTCACCGCCGCGCGGCAGGTGAAGGAAAGGCTTAAGGCGACGAGCGTCAAGGTCGGTGCGCAGAACATGCACTGGGACGATGCCGGCGCCTGGACCGGCGAAATTTCCCCGGTCATGCTGAGCGATTGCGATCTCGACATCGTCGAGCTCGGCCACAGCGAGCGGCGGGAGCATTTCGGCGAGACCGACCGCACCGTGGGCTTGAAGACGGCAGCCGCCGTCAAGCATGGGCTCGTGCCGTTGATCTGCATCGGCGAAACTCTCGCGCAACGCGAAGCGGGCGAGGCGGATACTGTCCTGAAGCGCCAGGTGGAAGGCGCCTTTGCCTTTCTCGAAGGCGCGGCGCGGAAGGCGCCCGTTCTTCTGGCTTACGAGCCCGTCTGGGCGATCGGCGTCAACGGCATACCGGCGACCGCCGACTATGCGGACGCCCGCCATCGCCTCATTGGCGAAGTCGCCGAGCGTGCACTCGGCGTGAAGGTTCCGGTGCTCTATGGCGGCAGCGTCAATCCTCAGAACTGCGAGGAATTGATCCTCCAACCCCATATCGACGGGCTCTTCATCGGCCGCTCCGCCTGGGACGTCGGCGGCTATCTCGACATTTTGCAACGCGTAGCCCGGGCGATCTGA
- a CDS encoding RpiB/LacA/LacB family sugar-phosphate isomerase, which yields MKIAIGADSAGKPLLDVIAAHLAKRSDLEVKDLSQTGYYADLSRDLAQTITAGENERGILICGTGIGVCISANKVPGIRAALTHDTYSAERAAKSNNAQIITMGARVIGPELAKSIVDTWLASEFDPNGPSAANVEAIDRLDQAK from the coding sequence ATGAAAATCGCGATTGGAGCCGACAGCGCCGGCAAGCCCCTGCTCGACGTCATCGCCGCGCATCTCGCCAAGAGAAGCGATCTCGAAGTCAAGGACCTGAGTCAGACCGGCTACTATGCCGATCTCTCCCGCGATCTGGCGCAGACGATCACGGCCGGCGAAAACGAACGCGGTATTCTGATCTGCGGCACCGGCATCGGCGTGTGCATCTCGGCCAACAAGGTGCCCGGCATCCGCGCCGCGCTGACCCACGACACCTATTCCGCCGAGCGGGCGGCCAAATCCAACAACGCCCAGATCATCACCATGGGCGCGCGCGTCATCGGCCCGGAACTGGCGAAATCGATCGTCGATACGTGGCTCGCCTCCGAGTTCGACCCCAACGGTCCCTCGGCGGCAAATGTCGAAGCGATCGACCGCCTGGATCAGGCGAAGTAA
- a CDS encoding IS256-like element ISRm5 family transposase — protein MTKTEGKTASAAVKDILLSNPDGLREVIRTVMQEVLEAEMDEALGAAKGERTPERLGYRSGHYGRTLITRVGKLELRVPQDRSGHFSTELFERYQRSERALVATLAEMYVQGVSTRKVKAITEELCGHAFSASSISAINKRLDESLKAFAERSLQEPFAYLILDARYEKVREAGVVMSQAVLIAVGIDWDGRRQILSVEMAGRESRCAWKDFLVRLKGRGLKGVELVVSDDHAGLVAAIGEVIPEAAWQRCYVHFLRNALDHLPRKHGDDCLQELRWLYDRRDLDEAKADLAAWLGKWSVRYPRLTSWVEETIEQTLTFFRLPRQHHKHLKSTNMLERLNEEIRRRTYVVRIFPNTESCLRLVRALAVETHENWMEANRYINMDDLREHKKLALRQAA, from the coding sequence ATGACCAAGACTGAAGGTAAGACAGCCAGCGCCGCCGTCAAAGACATTTTGCTTTCGAACCCCGATGGGCTGCGCGAGGTGATCCGCACGGTGATGCAGGAGGTGCTGGAAGCGGAGATGGACGAGGCGCTGGGAGCTGCGAAAGGCGAGCGCACGCCGGAGCGGCTCGGCTACCGTTCGGGCCACTATGGCCGCACGCTGATCACGCGGGTGGGCAAGCTCGAGCTGCGGGTGCCGCAGGATCGCTCGGGGCACTTCTCCACCGAATTGTTCGAACGCTATCAGCGCTCCGAGCGGGCGCTGGTGGCAACCTTGGCGGAGATGTATGTGCAAGGGGTGTCGACGCGGAAGGTCAAGGCGATCACCGAGGAGCTGTGCGGCCATGCCTTCTCGGCGTCATCGATCTCGGCGATCAACAAGCGGCTGGACGAGAGCCTGAAGGCCTTTGCCGAGCGCTCGCTTCAAGAGCCGTTTGCCTACCTGATTCTCGATGCCCGTTATGAGAAGGTGCGCGAGGCCGGTGTGGTGATGAGCCAGGCGGTGTTGATCGCTGTCGGCATCGACTGGGACGGACGGCGGCAGATCCTGTCGGTCGAGATGGCCGGCCGTGAAAGCCGTTGCGCCTGGAAGGACTTCCTCGTCAGGCTGAAAGGGCGCGGTTTGAAGGGCGTCGAACTGGTGGTCTCCGACGACCATGCCGGTCTCGTCGCGGCAATTGGCGAGGTGATCCCGGAAGCTGCCTGGCAGCGCTGTTACGTGCATTTCCTCAGGAACGCCCTCGATCACCTGCCGCGCAAACATGGCGACGATTGCCTGCAGGAGCTTCGATGGCTCTATGATCGCCGCGACCTTGATGAGGCGAAGGCCGATCTCGCCGCGTGGCTGGGAAAATGGTCGGTCCGCTATCCGCGCCTGACCTCCTGGGTTGAGGAAACCATCGAGCAGACGCTGACCTTCTTTCGTCTGCCGCGCCAGCATCACAAGCACCTCAAGAGCACCAACATGCTGGAACGCCTCAACGAGGAAATCCGCCGCAGAACCTACGTCGTGCGCATCTTTCCCAACACCGAGAGCTGCCTACGCCTCGTCCGCGCGCTCGCCGTCGAAACCCACGAAAACTGGATGGAGGCCAATCGCTACATCAACATGGACGACCTGCGAGAGCACAAGAAACTCGCACTCCGTCAAGCCGCATGA
- a CDS encoding TonB-dependent siderophore receptor has protein sequence MNEMKCRIRGAHLKTLLASGVALAPLMMSGIALAQEGNATQLERIVVEGGNAAGASATGPVDGYVAKATATGSKTAMPLNEIPQSVSVVGREELDDRAVVNKVDEALRYTPGVLSAPFGTDPDTDWFYIRGFDAAQTGLFLDGLPLFSFGFGNFQVDPFMLERVEVLKGPASVLYGGSNPGGIINLISKRPLDEPLYYTEVGINSNGNAFTGFDVNDKLNDDGTVRYRLTGKVAGGDNYSDYSEDLRGFILPQVTYAPDDATSLTVFGLLQGLDQVHVGNGFLPYVGTVEDAPFGKIDRDAYYSEPDIDEGSYTQQMLGYEFKHDFDNGWTFTQNARYANLHKHEKYPYTYGYVGGAPTGPDYLLNRIGFEATSKVDSFSIDNRTETDFDLGATTHTFLAGLDYKYYRLDHIQACCGATPISATNPVYGTPQGANFVYLDQIVTQQQIGLYAQDQIRFGDGWLVTLNGRYDYVDTKSDAAIGTSYESNDGAFSGRAGLAYEFDNGLTPYVSAATFFNPLVGTGTSDPSDPTNPAKMVALEPEEGYQYEAGVKYEPSFIDGLLTASVFQITKQNVSIAVPGFFVNSQLGEVRSRGVELEGKINLNTNWKIISAFSYTDLEVTEDLNASLIGNTPVLIPETQASLWLDYTVANGTFEGVSLGAGVRYQGESWADAENTKKVPAATLVDAAIRYEKNDWTASLNVANLFDKEYVAGCQGLQTCGYGESRTFTLKLSKKW, from the coding sequence ATGAATGAGATGAAGTGCAGGATCCGCGGGGCGCATCTGAAGACTCTTTTGGCGAGCGGAGTTGCGCTCGCGCCGCTGATGATGAGCGGAATCGCGCTGGCGCAGGAGGGAAACGCCACGCAGCTCGAGCGAATCGTCGTCGAGGGCGGCAATGCGGCCGGCGCCAGCGCGACCGGACCGGTGGACGGCTACGTCGCAAAGGCGACCGCGACCGGGTCGAAGACCGCCATGCCGCTCAACGAAATCCCCCAGTCGGTCTCCGTCGTCGGGCGTGAGGAACTGGACGACCGCGCCGTGGTCAACAAGGTCGATGAAGCATTGCGCTATACGCCGGGCGTCCTGTCGGCACCATTCGGCACCGACCCGGATACGGACTGGTTCTACATCCGCGGCTTCGATGCGGCACAGACGGGCCTCTTCCTCGACGGACTGCCGCTCTTCAGCTTCGGCTTCGGCAATTTCCAGGTCGACCCCTTCATGCTGGAGCGGGTCGAGGTGCTGAAAGGGCCGGCCTCCGTGCTTTATGGCGGGTCCAATCCGGGCGGCATCATCAACCTGATCAGCAAGCGGCCGCTTGACGAGCCGCTCTACTACACCGAGGTCGGCATCAACAGCAACGGCAATGCCTTCACCGGCTTCGACGTGAACGACAAGCTGAACGATGACGGAACGGTTCGCTACCGCCTCACCGGCAAGGTCGCCGGCGGCGACAACTATTCGGACTATTCCGAAGACCTGCGCGGCTTCATCCTTCCTCAGGTAACCTATGCGCCTGATGACGCAACCAGCCTGACCGTCTTCGGCCTGCTCCAGGGCCTCGATCAGGTCCATGTCGGCAACGGCTTCCTGCCCTATGTCGGAACCGTCGAAGACGCGCCCTTCGGCAAGATCGACCGGGATGCCTATTACAGCGAGCCTGATATCGACGAGGGCAGCTATACGCAGCAGATGCTCGGCTACGAGTTCAAGCACGACTTCGACAATGGCTGGACCTTCACCCAGAACGCGCGCTACGCCAATCTTCACAAACACGAGAAGTACCCGTACACCTATGGCTATGTCGGCGGCGCACCTACCGGCCCGGACTACCTCCTGAACCGCATCGGCTTCGAGGCGACGTCGAAAGTCGACAGCTTCTCGATCGACAACCGGACGGAAACGGATTTCGATCTCGGCGCCACGACCCACACCTTCCTCGCCGGCCTCGATTACAAATACTACCGGCTCGACCATATTCAGGCATGCTGCGGCGCGACCCCGATCAGCGCAACCAATCCGGTTTACGGCACACCTCAGGGTGCAAATTTCGTATATCTCGATCAGATCGTCACGCAGCAGCAGATCGGCCTCTACGCACAGGACCAGATTCGTTTTGGCGACGGCTGGCTGGTTACGCTCAACGGCCGCTACGACTATGTGGACACCAAATCCGACGCCGCGATCGGCACGAGCTACGAATCGAATGACGGTGCCTTCAGTGGCCGTGCCGGCCTCGCTTACGAGTTCGACAACGGCCTCACGCCCTATGTAAGCGCTGCGACTTTCTTCAATCCGCTGGTCGGCACGGGCACGAGCGATCCATCGGATCCGACGAATCCGGCAAAGATGGTCGCGCTCGAGCCGGAGGAAGGCTATCAATACGAGGCGGGCGTCAAATACGAGCCCTCCTTTATCGACGGGCTGTTGACTGCATCAGTCTTCCAGATAACCAAGCAGAACGTCTCAATTGCCGTTCCCGGCTTCTTCGTCAACTCGCAGCTTGGCGAGGTCCGTTCGAGGGGCGTCGAACTCGAGGGCAAGATCAATCTCAATACCAACTGGAAGATCATAAGCGCCTTCTCCTATACCGATCTCGAGGTCACGGAAGATCTCAACGCCAGTCTCATCGGCAATACACCGGTTCTCATTCCCGAAACACAGGCGTCGCTGTGGCTCGACTACACGGTTGCGAACGGCACGTTCGAGGGCGTGAGCCTCGGCGCCGGCGTGCGCTACCAGGGGGAATCCTGGGCCGACGCGGAGAACACGAAGAAAGTCCCCGCTGCGACACTCGTGGACGCCGCTATCCGCTACGAGAAGAACGACTGGACGGCGTCGCTCAACGTCGCCAACCTGTTCGACAAGGAATATGTTGCGGGTTGCCAGGGTCTCCAGACCTGCGGCTATGGCGAAAGCCGGACCTTCACGCTGAAGCTCAGCAAGAAGTGGTAA
- a CDS encoding AraC family transcriptional regulator — protein sequence MTFQPRMQNRISGFSIIGGLNRREWNGVVADVWDVECVPHAGGYYVAEDPRMFIVLDARGGGNCRVKLAANGKGAVQNYHRQALSYIPAGMELWTDVVDIHYIRHLDLHFDVDALGRRLKEDLDAAAIETPRLMFQDERFLTLAGLIAAECLNPQPLHDLYGDSLTVALFIDLMKIGKRSGRKRSQLAAWQLRRAVDFIEENFARNVRLEELAGLTGLSQSHFSHAFKASTGVAPHQWHMNARVERAKQMLLRSDAPLTSIAAETGFADQAHFTRVFRKAVGTTPALWKKSHTA from the coding sequence ATGACGTTCCAGCCGCGCATGCAGAACAGGATCAGCGGGTTTTCGATCATAGGCGGTCTCAACCGCCGAGAGTGGAATGGTGTGGTTGCGGATGTCTGGGACGTGGAATGCGTTCCGCATGCGGGCGGCTATTATGTCGCCGAGGACCCCCGCATGTTCATCGTGCTCGATGCCAGGGGCGGCGGCAATTGCAGGGTGAAGCTCGCCGCGAACGGCAAGGGTGCCGTCCAGAACTATCATCGGCAGGCCCTCTCCTATATTCCGGCCGGAATGGAGCTCTGGACCGATGTCGTGGACATCCATTACATCCGGCATCTCGATCTTCACTTCGACGTCGATGCGCTCGGCAGGCGCCTGAAGGAAGACCTGGACGCCGCGGCAATCGAGACGCCCCGGCTGATGTTCCAGGACGAACGCTTCCTCACGCTTGCCGGGCTGATCGCGGCCGAGTGCCTCAATCCCCAGCCCCTCCACGATCTTTACGGCGACAGTCTTACGGTGGCGCTTTTCATCGATCTCATGAAGATCGGCAAGCGAAGCGGCCGCAAGCGCAGCCAGCTTGCGGCGTGGCAATTGCGGCGGGCGGTCGATTTCATCGAGGAGAATTTCGCCCGTAATGTCCGGCTCGAGGAGCTCGCCGGCCTCACGGGCCTCTCCCAATCGCACTTCAGCCACGCCTTCAAGGCTTCGACGGGTGTCGCGCCTCACCAGTGGCACATGAATGCGCGGGTCGAACGGGCAAAGCAGATGCTGCTCAGGAGCGACGCCCCGCTGACCTCGATTGCCGCCGAGACGGGTTTTGCCGATCAGGCGCACTTCACCCGTGTGTTCCGCAAGGCAGTCGGCACGACTCCGGCCCTCTGGAAGAAAAGTCACACCGCCTGA